Proteins found in one Thalassomonas actiniarum genomic segment:
- the rlmB gene encoding 23S rRNA (guanosine(2251)-2'-O)-methyltransferase RlmB: MAKQEELVFGIHAVKALLEKAPERFIELWLLKGRDDERLMPVINLARKYGINAQFVQRKVLDDKSSGEQHQGVLARVKAEKALTEADLDDILSRADAKGEQAFLLILDGVTDPHNLGACLRNADAAGVQAIIVPKDNAARITGVVRKVAVGAAESVPLVQVTNLARTMKSLQQMGIWLIGTAGETDKCLYDVKLSGPMALVMGAEGKGMRRLTRENCDELVKLPMAGSVSSLNVSVATGICLFEMVRQRRL; this comes from the coding sequence ATGGCGAAACAAGAAGAACTCGTTTTTGGCATTCATGCCGTTAAAGCATTATTAGAAAAGGCGCCGGAGCGCTTTATTGAATTGTGGCTGTTAAAAGGCCGTGATGACGAACGTTTAATGCCGGTGATTAATCTCGCCCGCAAATACGGTATTAATGCCCAGTTTGTTCAGCGTAAAGTGCTTGATGATAAAAGCAGCGGCGAGCAGCACCAGGGGGTATTGGCACGGGTTAAAGCGGAGAAGGCATTAACGGAAGCCGATCTGGATGATATTTTATCCCGGGCGGATGCCAAAGGAGAGCAGGCATTTTTGCTGATCCTCGACGGGGTAACCGACCCCCATAATTTAGGCGCCTGCCTGCGTAATGCCGATGCCGCAGGGGTGCAGGCGATTATCGTACCCAAAGATAATGCCGCGAGGATAACCGGTGTTGTGCGCAAGGTCGCCGTTGGCGCCGCAGAAAGCGTGCCTTTGGTGCAGGTTACCAACCTGGCCCGTACCATGAAAAGTTTGCAGCAAATGGGGATATGGCTCATAGGCACCGCGGGTGAAACCGACAAATGTCTTTATGATGTCAAATTATCCGGCCCTATGGCACTGGTGATGGGCGCCGAAGGTAAAGGCATGCGCCGCTTAACCCGGGAAAATTGCGATGAGCTGGTGAAACTGCCGATGGCGGGCAGCGTGTCGAGTCTGAATGTTTCGGTGGCTACCGGGATTTGTTTGTTCGAGATGGTCAGGCAGCGCCGCCTGTAA
- the rnr gene encoding ribonuclease R: MTHKDPFSKREAEKYENPVASRELLLSIIEKAPSPYTFNALCKALNYHQDEQQIGLKRRLRAMENSGQLFFNKFKQYVLAPKDSVLTGKVIGHRDGYGFFAPDSGGKDYYISSHEMQRVFHGDIVEAILIERLDKKGRKEVRILNVVEPRKAGIVGRFFVEHNIACVVPDDARIKQDILISPDEKHGARHGQMVVVDIIQRPTRRANAVGKVVEVLGEHMAPGMEIEIALREHDLPHQWPQSVLDEVEPLAEEVDAKAKAGRIDLRELPLVTIDGEDARDFDDAVYCEQKKSGGWRLWVAIADVSYYVRPGSALDDEAISRGNSVYFPSQVIPMLPEKLSNGLCSLNPDVDRLCMVCEMTVSAKGKLSGSKFYPALMRSHARFTYTKVAAILDGDKELRAQYSALVGDLENLHQMYHALTEARNKRGAIAFETNESRFIFNAQRKIEAVEEVVRNDAHKIIEECMILANVATAKFVEKHQVPGLFRVHDKPSEDKYKNFVTYLGELGIEVPAREQPEPADYSNILEKVVGRPDQELIQTMLLRSMKQAVYQSDNVGHFGLALGSYAHFTSPIRRYPDLVIHRVIKAILQGQKDDIVNIGCYAYPVEAVIELGEHCSMTERRADDATRDVSDWLKCEFMQDHVGDTFTGVIATVTNFGLFVRLSELHIEGLVHITSLGHDYYHYDDIRMSLTGENTGAKYHVGDVVEVKVAAVNLDEKKIDLVLSGEHAVLSRAKPLRGRRSGKGAGKSSGKSRANAEAGTKSAPGKGKASDKPAKGKSTEKTKGAKKEKVKKEKSKAAKRKARKSRPGKNARKKEK; the protein is encoded by the coding sequence GTGACACATAAAGATCCCTTTTCCAAGCGAGAAGCTGAAAAATACGAAAACCCGGTAGCAAGCAGAGAACTTTTGCTCTCTATCATTGAAAAAGCACCTTCCCCCTATACCTTTAACGCTCTGTGTAAAGCCCTCAATTATCATCAAGACGAACAGCAGATAGGGCTGAAACGTCGTTTGCGGGCGATGGAAAACAGCGGCCAGTTATTTTTTAATAAATTCAAACAATATGTGCTCGCCCCCAAAGACAGTGTCTTGACGGGTAAGGTTATCGGCCACAGAGACGGCTATGGTTTTTTTGCCCCCGACAGCGGCGGCAAAGACTATTATATTTCCTCCCATGAAATGCAAAGGGTTTTCCACGGCGATATCGTTGAAGCTATCCTGATCGAGCGCCTGGATAAAAAAGGGCGCAAAGAAGTTCGAATCCTCAATGTGGTCGAGCCGCGAAAAGCCGGTATCGTCGGGCGTTTTTTTGTCGAACATAATATTGCCTGTGTGGTGCCGGACGATGCCCGCATCAAGCAGGATATCTTGATTTCCCCGGATGAAAAACACGGCGCCCGCCATGGCCAGATGGTGGTGGTGGACATTATTCAGCGGCCCACCAGGCGGGCCAATGCCGTCGGCAAGGTGGTGGAAGTGTTAGGGGAGCATATGGCGCCGGGTATGGAAATCGAAATTGCCCTGCGCGAGCATGATCTGCCGCACCAGTGGCCCCAATCGGTGCTTGATGAGGTGGAGCCTTTGGCGGAAGAGGTGGATGCCAAGGCTAAGGCAGGGCGTATCGACCTGCGCGAATTACCCTTAGTGACCATAGACGGCGAAGACGCCCGCGATTTTGACGATGCCGTGTATTGCGAACAGAAAAAAAGCGGCGGCTGGCGGTTGTGGGTGGCGATTGCCGATGTCAGTTATTATGTACGTCCCGGCTCGGCGTTAGACGACGAGGCCATCAGCCGGGGTAATTCGGTGTATTTTCCCAGCCAGGTGATCCCTATGCTGCCGGAAAAACTCTCCAATGGCCTATGTTCACTGAACCCGGACGTTGACCGCCTGTGTATGGTGTGTGAAATGACGGTCAGCGCCAAGGGCAAGTTATCCGGTTCGAAGTTTTATCCGGCGCTGATGCGCTCCCATGCGCGTTTTACCTATACCAAAGTAGCGGCGATACTTGACGGCGATAAGGAGCTGCGCGCGCAATATTCTGCATTGGTGGGAGATTTGGAAAATCTGCATCAAATGTATCATGCCCTCACCGAGGCCAGAAATAAGCGCGGCGCCATAGCCTTTGAAACCAATGAGTCCCGGTTTATTTTTAATGCCCAGCGTAAAATTGAAGCGGTTGAGGAAGTGGTGCGTAATGACGCCCATAAGATCATCGAAGAATGTATGATCCTGGCCAATGTTGCCACCGCGAAATTTGTGGAAAAACATCAGGTACCGGGCCTGTTCAGGGTGCATGACAAACCGAGTGAAGATAAATATAAAAACTTTGTCACTTATCTTGGCGAGCTCGGCATTGAAGTGCCCGCCAGGGAGCAGCCGGAGCCGGCGGATTACTCCAACATCCTGGAAAAAGTCGTCGGCAGGCCGGATCAGGAGCTGATCCAGACCATGTTGTTGCGTTCGATGAAACAGGCGGTCTATCAAAGTGACAATGTCGGCCATTTTGGTCTGGCTTTGGGCTCTTATGCGCATTTTACTTCGCCGATACGCCGTTATCCGGATCTCGTTATTCACAGAGTGATCAAAGCCATTTTGCAGGGGCAGAAAGACGATATCGTTAATATCGGCTGTTACGCTTATCCGGTAGAGGCGGTGATTGAGCTTGGCGAACACTGCTCCATGACGGAAAGGCGTGCCGATGATGCCACAAGGGATGTCAGCGACTGGTTAAAGTGCGAATTTATGCAGGATCATGTCGGCGATACCTTTACCGGGGTCATAGCCACAGTAACCAACTTTGGTCTTTTTGTCCGCTTAAGCGAGCTGCATATCGAAGGCTTAGTGCATATTACCTCCCTGGGGCATGACTATTATCATTACGACGATATCCGCATGTCGCTGACCGGGGAAAATACCGGCGCCAAATACCATGTCGGTGATGTGGTGGAAGTGAAAGTGGCTGCCGTTAATCTCGATGAGAAGAAAATCGACCTGGTGTTATCCGGAGAGCATGCGGTGCTGAGCCGGGCAAAACCGCTTCGCGGCAGGCGCTCCGGCAAAGGAGCAGGAAAATCTTCCGGGAAAAGCCGGGCTAATGCCGAGGCGGGCACCAAATCAGCCCCGGGCAAAGGCAAAGCAAGCGATAAGCCGGCCAAAGGTAAAAGCACAGAGAAGACAAAAGGCGCTAAAAAAGAAAAGGTGAAAAAAGAAAAGTCCAAGGCGGCCAAGCGCAAGGCGAGAAAATCAAGACCCGGGAAAAATGCCCGCAAGAAAGAGAAATAA
- a CDS encoding tetratricopeptide repeat protein has protein sequence MRYLMVLLMLSLAGMVQAQNLQAVQVYTDDQLLDLIKENKHLGQVVLDECQLVQDIEARAIKAEMPSYQFLWGDMLAYGVCVDKNIELGLHYMQEAADQGLAEALEQLGRYYHIGKFMQVDIEKAIVFLRVAASQNNLKAQMRLAAIYHQGFGSPLDYPMLYSQLHHSVTDDKKLHKKISTLLAQLAEKMPEHVVRAAKKSVY, from the coding sequence ATGCGCTACTTGATGGTTTTACTTATGCTTTCCCTGGCCGGTATGGTCCAGGCACAGAACTTACAGGCGGTTCAGGTTTATACCGATGATCAGTTGCTTGATTTGATCAAAGAAAATAAACATTTGGGTCAGGTGGTATTGGATGAATGCCAGCTGGTACAGGATATTGAAGCGCGGGCGATCAAGGCGGAAATGCCTTCTTATCAGTTCCTGTGGGGGGATATGCTCGCCTATGGGGTTTGTGTCGATAAAAATATCGAGTTAGGCCTGCATTACATGCAGGAGGCGGCAGATCAGGGGTTGGCGGAAGCGCTGGAGCAACTGGGGCGTTATTATCATATCGGCAAGTTTATGCAGGTGGATATTGAAAAAGCCATTGTTTTTCTGCGCGTGGCGGCCTCGCAAAATAACCTTAAGGCCCAGATGCGCCTGGCAGCAATTTATCACCAGGGCTTCGGCAGTCCGCTCGATTATCCCATGCTCTATTCTCAGCTGCACCATTCGGTGACGGATGATAAAAAGCTGCATAAAAAAATCAGTACACTGCTGGCGCAGCTGGCGGAAAAAATGCCTGAGCATGTGGTGCGGGCGGCAAAAAAGTCGGTTTATTAA
- a CDS encoding DUF484 family protein, whose amino-acid sequence MPNLQQLIENSRVNESIANKLFEIETEILACQSSQELLQRLLELIKEKFTLTGISLLLAEPTPISYLLGVKLQSSWHQQNSRQVSAETLKAFHPDNKPLLCNEPGSLKPVLPQSLLAGAESVALIPLRLENKLFASLLFTDCDKNRFHPALGTLHLEQLGVKASLCLSNALIRDQLEYMAHYDRLTGVANRRLMESTISEELVRQRRYGVPFSLLFIDCNKFKQINDTYGHDCGDKVLTYVADQLSQLIRENDHCFRYAGDEFVITLAGQSYQEARAVAKRLMAFFQNNPMPYQDQKLAVTISCGVAQSKGQENMDELLKAADQDLYRIKSAQPS is encoded by the coding sequence ATGCCCAATTTACAACAATTAATTGAGAACTCCAGAGTTAATGAAAGCATAGCGAACAAGCTGTTTGAAATTGAAACCGAAATCCTGGCCTGCCAGTCCAGCCAGGAACTGCTGCAACGCCTGCTGGAGTTAATCAAGGAAAAGTTTACCTTAACAGGTATTAGCCTGTTACTGGCCGAACCGACCCCCATCAGTTACCTGCTCGGGGTCAAACTGCAGTCAAGCTGGCACCAGCAAAACAGCCGCCAGGTAAGCGCCGAAACCCTTAAAGCCTTTCATCCCGACAACAAACCTTTGCTTTGCAATGAACCGGGCTCGCTGAAACCGGTTTTACCCCAGTCTTTGCTGGCAGGCGCCGAGTCTGTTGCCTTAATCCCGTTAAGGCTGGAAAATAAACTCTTTGCCAGTTTATTGTTTACCGACTGTGATAAAAACCGTTTCCATCCTGCGCTGGGCACCTTGCATTTAGAGCAGCTCGGGGTCAAAGCCAGCTTATGCCTGTCTAATGCCCTGATCCGCGATCAACTCGAATATATGGCCCATTACGACCGCCTTACCGGGGTCGCCAACCGCCGCTTGATGGAAAGTACTATTTCTGAGGAACTGGTAAGGCAACGGCGCTACGGCGTACCTTTTTCCCTGTTGTTTATTGACTGTAATAAGTTCAAGCAAATCAACGATACCTACGGCCATGATTGCGGCGATAAGGTACTGACCTATGTTGCCGATCAGCTCAGCCAGTTGATCCGGGAAAATGACCATTGTTTCCGTTATGCCGGTGATGAATTCGTGATCACCCTCGCGGGCCAGAGCTATCAAGAAGCCCGGGCGGTGGCCAAGCGCCTGATGGCATTTTTCCAAAATAACCCTATGCCCTACCAGGATCAGAAACTGGCAGTCACCATCAGCTGCGGTGTCGCCCAGAGCAAAGGACAGGAAAACATGGATGAGCTGTTAAAAGCTGCCGACCAGGACCTGTACCGGATAAAATCAGCTCAGCCAAGCTAA
- a CDS encoding HD-GYP domain-containing protein: MITIKKISELSVGHYVVAIAEQTGQFTLTQPDYIKSKLVIRNLSKKGVLSVKVDISKSLDIKKNNQNVETAVDYPVAPFPQTPVIRDLNRARKLFNESKEIQQQVITDVQNGRQLDLRPVADITGQTMEAIMKDPDALACVINIREKDAYLLEHSISVSVLITIFARYLGFKKKIIHQLAIGAFLHDVGKIKIPDKVLNKPAKLSHDEFELMKTHVNHSIKIVKSLPGISNAALSVVALHHEKLTGDGYPLQLNAEKISRYGRMITICDIFDALTADRVYKEGYCHVKAFSILRKLAQQNELDSPLVDQFIKCMGIYPVGTLVELNSHRLAIVDGRNQEDPIRPKVRSFYNVEHQHYMMTEDIDLAVNEDFIVKGVRADDFNLDMNKIVEFLLMEG, from the coding sequence ATGATAACGATAAAAAAAATTTCAGAATTATCCGTCGGGCATTATGTCGTTGCCATCGCCGAACAAACAGGTCAGTTTACCCTGACCCAGCCCGACTATATCAAAAGCAAACTGGTGATCCGTAACCTCAGTAAAAAAGGCGTGTTGTCGGTTAAGGTTGATATCAGTAAAAGTCTGGATATCAAAAAAAACAACCAGAATGTAGAGACAGCTGTCGACTACCCGGTAGCCCCTTTCCCCCAGACACCGGTGATACGGGATCTTAACAGGGCGCGTAAACTGTTTAACGAATCAAAAGAAATACAGCAGCAAGTGATCACTGATGTGCAAAACGGCCGCCAGCTTGATTTACGCCCGGTAGCGGATATTACCGGCCAGACCATGGAGGCGATCATGAAAGATCCCGATGCCCTGGCCTGCGTGATCAATATCCGGGAAAAAGACGCCTATTTACTCGAACACTCGATTTCGGTATCGGTATTGATCACTATCTTTGCCCGATATTTAGGTTTTAAAAAGAAAATTATTCACCAGCTGGCCATAGGCGCTTTTCTGCACGATGTCGGTAAAATCAAGATCCCGGATAAAGTTTTAAATAAACCGGCAAAACTCAGCCATGACGAATTCGAGCTGATGAAAACCCATGTCAATCACTCCATCAAAATTGTCAAAAGCCTGCCCGGGATCAGTAATGCCGCCTTGTCCGTGGTCGCCCTGCACCATGAAAAGCTCACCGGCGATGGCTACCCGCTGCAGCTAAATGCAGAGAAAATATCCAGGTACGGGCGGATGATCACTATCTGCGATATTTTTGATGCTTTAACCGCCGACCGGGTATATAAAGAAGGTTACTGCCATGTCAAAGCCTTCAGCATATTACGCAAGCTGGCTCAGCAAAATGAACTCGACAGCCCGCTGGTAGATCAATTTATCAAGTGTATGGGCATTTATCCTGTCGGTACCCTGGTAGAGCTGAACTCACATCGCTTGGCCATAGTGGACGGCCGCAACCAGGAAGATCCCATCCGCCCCAAAGTGCGCTCTTTCTATAATGTCGAACATCAGCATTATATGATGACGGAGGACATAGATCTGGCCGTCAATGAAGACTTTATTGTCAAGGGAGTCAGGGCAGACGATTTTAATCTGGATATGAATAAAATCGTCGAATTCCTGCTGATGGAAGGCTAA
- a CDS encoding M20/M25/M40 family metallo-hydrolase, translating to MFVKTLGFMALVSAATLLAPLSQATSLSAAEQEELKQLKDITLNSNLSYQLIESLTTEVGNRMMGTPGDEKAVIWAQDKMKALGFDKVWTEEISNELWLRGEAQAKIVAPYPQKMTILALGGSVGTPSKGITAPVAHFATLDELKAAKPGSLDGKIAFVSYRMERHIDGHGYGAAVGTRVVGASIAAEKGALALIMRSVGTDNNRTAHTGLMRYKDGVKQIPAAALSNPDADLLVNQLKRGKPVSFHLNMSSSREKQLVKSANVIGEITGSEKPDEVVVIGAHLDSWDVGTGALDDGLGIGMVLSAAHYIAKLPKRPKRSIRVILFAAEEIGLLGAKDYVKRHKNDMDKHMIGAEWDFGSGRIYQMTPGVGASALNGVRELAGYLAPLGVSLSPQNNARAQSDMGLLSDAGMPSINFSPDGLAYFDYHHTENDTLDKVNAEDLKQTTAVYTLFSYFAAQSGIDFRQ from the coding sequence ATGTTCGTTAAAACATTAGGTTTTATGGCGCTTGTCAGTGCCGCTACTTTGCTTGCCCCCCTGAGTCAGGCAACTTCCTTATCGGCAGCAGAGCAGGAAGAGTTAAAGCAACTAAAAGATATCACGTTAAATTCCAATTTGTCTTATCAGCTGATTGAGTCGTTAACCACGGAAGTGGGTAACCGCATGATGGGCACGCCGGGGGATGAAAAAGCAGTAATTTGGGCGCAGGATAAAATGAAGGCCCTGGGTTTTGATAAAGTCTGGACCGAAGAAATCAGCAATGAATTATGGCTGCGCGGGGAAGCGCAGGCAAAAATTGTTGCCCCTTATCCGCAAAAAATGACGATATTGGCCCTTGGCGGCAGTGTCGGCACGCCAAGCAAGGGCATCACGGCGCCTGTGGCGCATTTTGCTACCCTGGATGAGTTAAAAGCCGCCAAGCCCGGCAGCCTGGACGGAAAAATTGCCTTTGTCTCTTATCGTATGGAGCGCCATATCGACGGTCATGGTTATGGCGCCGCGGTAGGCACCCGGGTTGTCGGCGCCAGCATTGCCGCTGAAAAAGGGGCACTTGCCCTGATCATGCGCTCTGTCGGTACCGATAATAACCGCACCGCCCATACCGGCTTGATGCGTTATAAAGACGGGGTGAAACAAATCCCGGCGGCGGCTTTGTCTAACCCGGATGCCGACTTGCTGGTGAACCAGCTTAAGCGCGGCAAACCGGTGAGTTTTCATTTGAATATGAGTTCAAGCCGGGAAAAACAATTGGTGAAATCGGCGAATGTGATCGGTGAAATCACCGGCAGTGAAAAACCAGATGAAGTGGTAGTGATCGGTGCACACCTGGACAGCTGGGATGTCGGTACCGGCGCCCTGGATGACGGTTTAGGCATAGGCATGGTGTTATCTGCCGCCCATTATATTGCCAAGTTGCCTAAACGGCCCAAGCGCAGCATAAGGGTCATCCTCTTTGCCGCGGAAGAAATCGGCTTATTGGGGGCGAAAGATTATGTTAAAAGACATAAAAATGACATGGACAAACATATGATAGGAGCCGAATGGGACTTTGGCAGCGGCCGGATTTACCAGATGACTCCCGGGGTTGGCGCAAGTGCCCTCAACGGCGTACGTGAACTGGCCGGCTACCTGGCACCTCTGGGTGTTTCATTGTCGCCACAAAATAACGCCCGGGCCCAGTCGGATATGGGGCTGTTAAGCGATGCCGGTATGCCGAGCATTAATTTCTCGCCGGATGGCTTAGCTTATTTTGATTATCACCATACCGAAAATGATACCCTGGATAAGGTCAACGCCGAAGATCTTAAGCAAACCACCGCTGTATATACCCTGTTCAGTTATTTTGCCGCCCAAAGCGGCATAGATTTCAGGCAGTAG
- a CDS encoding efflux RND transporter permease subunit, protein MLAIIEAALARTRSVLMIFVLLLISGAVTYANIAKESNPDITIPNIYVSIVHDGISPEDAERMLVRPMENELKSIAGIKEMKSNASEGHASINLEFIAGLDPKEALADVRDKVTLAKAKLPSETEEPEVHEVTMANQVPAVTVILSGPVTERGLLTLARDVKDKIEGMQEVLEVDIGGDREDMLEIIVDPLLMESYGLDQNDIYNLVERNNRLVPAGTMDNGKGRFAIKVPSVFENIQDLLELPIKTSGDRVITFQDVAQVRRAYKDPSSFARLNGERSISLEVKKRSGENIIDTVDKVKVLIEEQRLRWPQQVSVDYIGDQSKDVKDTLTDLQNNVFSAVLLVVIVVIAALGGRTAMLVGLAIPGAFLTGILVIAIAGMTVNIVVLFGLIMAVGMLVDGAIVVTEFADRQMNEGVPRKEAYGQAAKRMAWPIIASTATTLAAFAPLMFWPGMMGEFMKYLPFTLIAVLTASLAMALVFVPTLGTVIGKARVISAAEQVQVKQAEQGDLSKLTGFTGKYVRLLTKAIHHPWKVVLGTIAIAITVMMLYGSSGLGAIFFPDIEPNSATMVVRSHGDLSVKEKDAIMVSIEERILDMTEIRTLYTRTGGNDQVGSFQVNFTNWQFRRPADAIIEEIHQRTQDLAGVEIEVRKNEDGPQNGKDLKIELSSRFPEKLQQSVGLIRQGLMESGSFTDIEDSGSKPGIEWQLDVDRNLAATYGADAALVGTTVQMVTNGLKLGEYRPDDVDDELDIRVRYPLEKRNISRLDSLRLKTSEGLVPIGSFVSRKAAEKVDTIRRVDGKRVVTVQANLMPGKQLIKELPKLQQAFPGLGIDPSVEINVKGQNQDQQESQDFLMKAFGIALFVMAIILVTQFNSFYQAFLILSAVIFSTVGVFLALLLAQKPFGIVMGGIGVISLAGIVVNNNIVLIDTYNVLRREGYNAIDAILRTGAQRLRPVALTTVTTILGLLPMVLQVNLDFFARTAVIGAPSTQWWTQLATAVAGGLAFATVLTLVLTPCLLVLRDRGKSQRAKARAIKRQAVVNAMNDAA, encoded by the coding sequence ATGTTAGCTATCATAGAAGCGGCTTTAGCCCGCACCCGCTCGGTGCTGATGATCTTTGTATTGTTACTGATCTCAGGGGCGGTGACCTACGCCAATATCGCCAAAGAATCGAACCCGGATATCACTATCCCCAATATTTATGTCTCTATCGTGCACGACGGTATTTCACCGGAAGATGCCGAGCGTATGCTGGTACGGCCGATGGAAAACGAATTAAAGTCCATTGCCGGCATCAAAGAAATGAAATCCAATGCCAGCGAAGGCCATGCCTCCATTAATCTGGAGTTTATTGCCGGTTTAGACCCTAAAGAGGCGCTGGCGGACGTACGGGACAAAGTCACCCTGGCCAAGGCTAAGCTGCCTTCGGAAACCGAAGAGCCGGAAGTGCATGAAGTGACTATGGCCAACCAGGTGCCGGCAGTGACGGTGATCTTATCCGGCCCCGTGACCGAGCGCGGCCTGCTGACCCTGGCCCGGGATGTCAAAGATAAAATTGAAGGCATGCAGGAAGTGCTGGAAGTGGATATCGGCGGCGACCGCGAAGATATGCTGGAGATCATTGTCGATCCTTTGCTGATGGAAAGTTACGGCCTGGATCAAAATGATATTTATAACCTGGTTGAGCGTAATAACCGCTTAGTTCCCGCCGGTACCATGGATAACGGTAAAGGCCGTTTTGCGATCAAGGTGCCTTCGGTCTTTGAAAATATCCAGGATTTATTGGAGCTGCCGATAAAAACCTCCGGCGATCGGGTGATTACTTTCCAGGATGTTGCACAAGTGCGCCGCGCCTATAAAGATCCCAGCAGTTTCGCCCGTTTAAACGGTGAGCGCTCTATCTCGCTGGAAGTGAAAAAACGCTCCGGTGAAAATATTATCGATACCGTTGATAAGGTTAAAGTGCTGATCGAAGAACAGCGTTTACGCTGGCCGCAGCAGGTGAGCGTAGATTATATCGGCGATCAGTCCAAAGATGTTAAAGATACCCTGACGGATCTGCAAAACAATGTTTTCTCTGCCGTGTTGCTGGTGGTCATTGTTGTTATCGCCGCCCTGGGGGGCCGTACCGCCATGTTGGTGGGACTGGCCATTCCCGGTGCTTTCCTCACCGGTATCCTGGTGATTGCCATTGCCGGTATGACGGTCAATATCGTGGTGTTATTCGGTTTGATCATGGCGGTGGGTATGTTGGTGGACGGCGCCATAGTCGTGACGGAATTTGCCGACCGGCAAATGAATGAAGGGGTGCCCCGAAAAGAAGCTTATGGCCAGGCGGCCAAACGCATGGCCTGGCCCATTATCGCTTCTACCGCGACCACGCTGGCCGCTTTTGCTCCTTTAATGTTCTGGCCGGGCATGATGGGGGAGTTTATGAAATATCTGCCCTTTACCCTGATCGCGGTATTAACGGCCTCGCTGGCGATGGCATTGGTTTTTGTGCCGACTTTAGGCACAGTGATCGGCAAGGCCCGTGTGATCAGCGCCGCTGAACAGGTACAGGTCAAACAGGCGGAACAGGGAGACTTAAGTAAACTTACCGGTTTCACCGGCAAATATGTGCGCCTGTTAACCAAGGCGATACACCACCCGTGGAAGGTTGTGCTCGGCACTATTGCCATTGCGATTACCGTGATGATGCTTTACGGCAGTTCGGGGCTGGGAGCGATTTTCTTCCCGGATATTGAACCCAATAGCGCCACTATGGTGGTGCGCTCCCACGGCGATCTGTCGGTTAAGGAAAAAGATGCCATTATGGTGTCGATAGAAGAGCGCATTCTGGATATGACGGAAATTCGCACCTTATATACCCGTACCGGCGGCAATGATCAGGTGGGCAGCTTCCAGGTGAACTTTACCAACTGGCAGTTTAGGCGTCCGGCGGACGCCATTATAGAAGAGATCCACCAGCGCACCCAAGATCTGGCCGGGGTTGAAATTGAAGTCAGGAAAAATGAAGACGGCCCGCAAAACGGTAAAGATTTAAAAATTGAGCTCAGCTCGCGTTTTCCCGAAAAGCTACAGCAGTCTGTGGGCCTTATCCGCCAGGGCTTGATGGAAAGCGGCAGTTTCACCGATATCGAAGACTCGGGCTCCAAGCCGGGCATCGAATGGCAACTGGATGTCGACCGTAACCTGGCCGCCACTTACGGCGCCGATGCCGCCCTGGTGGGCACTACGGTGCAAATGGTGACCAACGGCCTTAAGCTCGGGGAATACCGTCCGGATGATGTTGATGACGAGCTCGATATCCGGGTGCGTTACCCGCTGGAAAAACGTAATATCAGCCGCCTGGATTCCCTGCGCTTGAAAACCAGCGAAGGCCTGGTGCCTATCGGCAGTTTTGTCAGCCGTAAGGCGGCGGAAAAAGTCGATACCATCCGCCGGGTGGACGGCAAGCGTGTGGTTACCGTGCAGGCGAACCTGATGCCGGGCAAGCAGCTGATAAAAGAATTGCCTAAGTTGCAGCAGGCATTTCCCGGCCTGGGTATAGACCCCAGTGTTGAGATCAATGTTAAAGGGCAGAACCAGGATCAGCAGGAATCCCAGGACTTTTTGATGAAAGCCTTTGGTATCGCCTTGTTCGTGATGGCGATCATCCTGGTGACCCAGTTCAACAGTTTCTACCAGGCGTTTTTAATTCTCAGTGCGGTGATCTTCTCTACCGTCGGGGTCTTTTTAGCCCTGCTATTGGCCCAGAAGCCTTTTGGTATCGTGATGGGGGGGATTGGCGTTATTTCTCTGGCGGGTATCGTCGTGAACAACAATATCGTGCTTATCGATACCTATAACGTGCTCAGAAGAGAAGGTTATAATGCCATAGATGCTATTTTACGTACCGGTGCCCAGCGTCTTCGTCCCGTGGCCCTGACCACAGTCACCACTATCCTGGGATTATTGCCTATGGTATTGCAGGTTAACCTCGACTTCTTCGCTCGTACTGCGGTTATCGGCGCTCCTTCAACCCAGTGGTGGACACAACTGGCCACGGCGGTTGCCGGCGGCCTGGCGTTTGCCACGGTATTAACCCTGGTATTAACCCCTTGTTTGCTGGTGCTCAGGGACAGAGGTAAAAGTCAGCGGGCTAAAGCCCGGGCAATCAAAAGGCAAGCCGTGGTCAATGCCATGAATGATGCCGCCTAA